The Silene latifolia isolate original U9 population chromosome Y, ASM4854445v1, whole genome shotgun sequence sequence CTCCTAAAGTTGCACATGAAATTGTTGTACCAATCGTGTCGTCACAGTCAAATGACATAATAGGACAACAATTAAATGAAGTGAAAGACCAACAAAATGAcaataacaatgatgatcaagtcACAATTCAAGGGGAGAATAATATGGCACGTGAACTGTCAAGGCAACCTGTAAGGCAAAGAAGGGTAGCCAATGTTCCAGAGGAACAATTAAGGCGATCTATAAGAGAAAGAAGATAAGCCATTCCAGATGACTACGAGACATATAACGTTGAATGTGACTTGAGCATTAGTGAGGACCCCGTCTCATTCTATAAGGCCATGGAAAGTGATAATTCTGAAAAATGGTCAATTGCAATGAAAGAGGAGATGAAATCTATGGATGACAACAAAGTATGGGACTTAGTAGTGTTACCTGAGGGTTCTAAGACCGTTGGGTCAAAATGGGTTTATAAGCAAACGGGACTCTAAAGGTAACATTGAAAGATATAAGGCTCGATTTGTTGCCAAAGGTTTCACTCAGAAAGATGGCATTGACTATAATGAAACTTTCTCTCCGGTGTCAAAGAAAGATTCTTTAAGAATTGTCTTGGCTTTGATAGCTCATTATGATCCAGAGCTTCACtaaatggatgtaaagaccgcttttctaaatggtgaGCTTGAGGAAGAAGTATATTTGGACCAACCTGAAGGAATTACATCCCCGGGTAATGAAGATAAGGTGTGTAGGCTGAGGAAGTCCATATATGGACTAAAACAAGCTTCTAGACAATGGTATTTAAAGTTTAATAATACCATCACGTCATATGGGTTTGTAGAGATTACCGTCGATCGGTGTATCTACATTAAGATCAGTGGGAGCAGATTTGTTATTTTAGTCTTATATGTTGACGATATTTTGATTGCTGCGAATGACCTAGGCATGTTGCATCATGTAAAGAAATATCTATCTAAGAACATTGaaatgaaagatatgggtgagACATCCTATGTAATCGGAATTGAAATTTTCCGTGATAGATCACAAGGATTGTTAGGGTTGTCTCAGAAAGCCTACATTGACAAAGTTTTAGAGAGATATAGAATGAATGAATGCTCCGCAGGGATAGTTCCTATACAGAAAGGGGACAAATTTAGTAAAATGTAATGTCCCCGTAATGATCTGGaacaaaaagaaatggagagaattCCCTATGCATCTGTTGTTGGGAGTTTGAACTATGTTCAAACATGTACTGGACCAGACATCAGCTTTGCTGTTGGAATGTTGGGTCGGTACGAAAGTAATCCCGGGATGGACCACTGGAAAGTTGCGAAGAAGGTCCTTAGGTACTTGCAAGGCACTAAGGAGCTCATGCTTACTTATAGGAGATCCGATCATCTTGAGGTGATTGGTTATTCAGATTCAGATTATGCCGGATGTGTTAATAGTAGAAAATCAACATTTGGCTACTTGTTCCTTTTAGCTGAAGGGGCAGTATCATGGAAAAGTGGGAAGCAGTATGTCATTGCTACTTCTACTATGGAAGCCGAATTTGTGGCATGCTTTGAGGCACTATTCATGCAATATGGTTGCGAAACTTTATCTCGGGACTTGGGATCGTCGATAGCATAGCCAAGCCGCTGAGAATTTATTGTGATAATTCTGCAGCCGTCTTCTTCTCTAAGAACGATACAAGGGTGGTAAGCACATGGAATAAAAGTTCTTATCGGTCAAAGAGGAGGTACAGAAGCAAAGAGTGTCATTTGAGCATATAAGAACGGATAAAATGGTAGCAGGTCCATTAACTAAGGGATTAACACCTAAGGCGTTCATTGGCCATGTAGAACGCATGGGTGTTGTATCAAATGCCTTGTTATTATAAATTTAATATGCTTGTAAGAAATATGACATCTAGAATTTACTTATAGTGTTGTTTCTGTTATAATAGACATGTTAATCATTATAGTATATGTATACATTACAGTTTTTGGATTACATGTGACTAAATGTGAGAATTAATGTTCTTCTCAAAATTAAAGGTGACCTCGATTTGGAATTGATTTGTGATATATGGAAGGAATCATGTCGATTAATAAATGATGTGTGACCGTCATGATCCAATTAGTTCTAATTCGATAAGGATATAAAAGTAAGTGAGCTTAACATAAAAGTGCATATTATAGTTATTGAACCATCAAGACAACACATaggccaagtgggagaatgttagaATATTTTATAATATTCGAGTGCCCTATGTGTCTCGGGTTTAAATGCAAGTTAAACTCATTTTAAATTTTACGagactttaatataaaagacgACTCTGTGATGGATCGGATTCGATTAATGTAAATAAAGTCCGGGAATTATTATTCCCTCTTACCTTACCCTAACATATCCCATCTTTCACGAAAAGGTACGATCGGGTCTCGGTTGTGCGAAAAGGTACGCAGTATATTTATTTATACAGGAGTTTAAAGCAAATATAATAATTCATCCTGACAAAAAACAAAAAGAACATACGTACATTAAAGAAGTGACAAGTGAAAGTCAGTTTCTTCTTCCATCATCAAAGGAACATAAAGGTAAGGGTTAAGGAGGAGAATCAATCGTCTTATACTTCTTATTGTATTGATTGCGTCTGTAAGACATGGACCAAGGTTAGTCCTTTATTTCGTCTATTGATTGTATTAGGGTTGAATTAATTCAAGTCTATATTAATTCTTGGGACGAATTTCATTAATGAAATCATAAAGTTTATCTTACAACTATCTCTAATTTAGGAGGCTACACAACAAAATTTCTAAAACTCCTCATGGAGGAAATAAAAAGTTCGACCCTACTTTTTAATGTGTTAGTAGACGGCATCGGATGAATACATAGATCATTTAGTCTTGTTTAGCACGGTCAAATTCGTTTTTAAGTATAAATTGAAATATTAATTAATATTGTTAGATGAGATAAACTTTTTGTCATTTCCAAGGTATTCTGCTTTTTATCCATCTAACTATTTGATTCGTTTCATATTTAAGACAGAAATGCTCATAGTAAATAAGAATTTGTTTATGTAAATAGATACAGAGTAAATGATTCGGTAATAGTTATTATAAAAATGTTTATCAAGCGGCTAAAGATACTTGAAACTTAACGATTTATTAAGCTCTATTTTATTTGTACATTTTACATAATCATATGCGAGACTATAAAATATTCCCTCTGTGTTTTTATATATCTCATTCTCACTTTTCGAGACACTCAcctctctcttcaatatctcttaaaatataaggaaaaatATTATGAAATGTATAGTTATATAAAAGCTCTTTTCATAAAGAATttattgtataattt is a genomic window containing:
- the LOC141631138 gene encoding secreted RxLR effector protein 161-like; protein product: MERIPYASVVGSLNYVQTCTGPDISFAVGMLGRYESNPGMDHWKVAKKVLRYLQGTKELMLTYRRSDHLEVIGYSDSDYAGCVNSRKSTFGYLFLLAEGAVSWKSGKQYVIATSTMEAEFVACFEALFMQYGCETLSRDLGSSIA